The sequence below is a genomic window from Actinokineospora baliensis.
AGGTGCTTGGCGCCGCTGAGGTCGTAGCTCTCCAGCGTGGCGCCGTTGACCAACTGGGACATGTTGCCCATCGCCGCGTTGAACACCGAAGCGAGTTCTCCGTGCGAGGTCAGGTACTCCCACCAGCTCACGCCGTGCACGTGGTCGAACGCCGGGGTGCCGGTGCGCACGCTGTGCAGCAGCGCGCCGAACGCCTGCTGCCGCGGCGCCAACCCGACGTAGCGGGCGAGGTCGCGCATCGACCCGTCCGCGTCGCCGCGCAGTGTCGCCGCCAGCGGGGTGAGGCCGAACACGCGCTCCTCGACCTCGGTGAACACACCGATGCTGGCCAGCGCGCGCAGCGCCCGGTACAGGCTGCCCGGGTGGCTGTCGGTCAGCTTCGCCAGGTCGTCGACGTGCCTGGACTCGCCGTCGCCCAGGTGGTCGGCCACCCCGAGCTCGGCGACGGCGATCAGGAGTTGGCTGGTCACCGAGCTGTACAGCAGCTCGTACATCCGCACTGCGGGGGGGACGTCCTGCGGCATCACGACTCCATCGGTCGGGGGTTCGGGGACCGCACCGCCGCACCGGCGCGTGCGCTCGTCACCTGCTCCTCCATCTTCACCGCGGCCGCGCGCCGCGCGCATCACGCGATCGCGCGACCTGGCCGCTCAGGTGGCGACCTCGTCGCGCTCGCCGTCGCGGACCACGACCTTGCGGGTCAGCTCGACCCGGCTGTTCACCCCGAGCTTGCTGAAGCTGTGCCGCAGGTGACTGTCCACAGTGTGCGGTGAGAGGAACAACCGGTTGGCCACCTCCCGGTTCGTCAAGCCCTCGGCGACCAGCCGCACCACCCGCAGTTCCGACTGGGTCAGACTCGCCCAGCCACCCGCGGCGGCCGGTTCCCTGCGGAACCGACGTCGGACCCCCATCCGCCGCAGCGCCCGCTTCGCCCGCGCGGCGTCCCAGGTCGCCCCCGCGTCCAGCCACACGCCCAGCGCCTCTTCCATCAGCTCCACCGCGTCACCCGCGTGCCCGGCCGCGTCCTCGGCCAACGCGAGGTCCTCCACCGCTGCCGCGCGGGCCAGCACGCGCGGGCTCGACCGGTAGGTCCGCACCGCGGTCCGCAACAGCCCCAGGTCACCGCGCCACACCCCTTCGGCGTGCTGGGCGGCGGCGACCAGCGACGGCACCTCGGCGTTGCGCTCGGCCAGCAAGCGGGTCGCGGTGACCGCGGATTCGGCCCGCGCGTCGGCGCCCGCGCTCCGGGCGATGCGCACCACCTGCGCGCCGACCCGGGTGTCGTGGGTGAACAGCTCCAGCCGGTCCGGCACGGCGGTGAGGGCCTCGGCCAGGCTCGACATCGCCGCCGCGGGCTCGCCCGCGATGTCGTGCAGCAGCGCGGCGGTCCACGCCACGTCCTCCCGCGCGGCACCGACCCCCTCGCGCACCAACGACTCCGCGCGGTCGAGGTGGTGGCGCGCCAGGTCCAGGTCTTCGCGCTGCATCGCGATCCTGGCCAGCAGCGTCAGCAGCGGCACACCCCTGGCGACGGTGGCCAACCGCTCGGCGAAGCGCAACCCCGCCAACGCCTGCGTCTCGGCCTCGTCGAGCCTTCCCCACGCCAGCAGCAGTTCCGCGCGGTAGAGGTGCCACAACGGCTGCGACCACGCAGTGCCCAGCTGCTCGGCTTCGCGCTGCCCCATGGTGAACGCGGCGTCGGCGTCGGCGAAGCGGTCCACCGCGGTCAGCGTGCGGCCCAGCCACAGCTGCGGGTGCTGGTGGCGCACGATGCCACCGATGCTGTCGGCCAGCCCGACCGCGGTCTCGCCGTGGGTGACCGCCTCCGCGAGCTTGCCCTGGATCCGGGCGGCGACCCCGCGCGCGGCGTTGCCGCACACCCACGCCGGGTTCACCCCGATCGACTCCGCCAGCGCCGCCGCGTCCCGCCCGGTCCGCTCCGCCTCCTCGACGTTGGGCTTGTCCAGCAACGCGTACGCGCGGATCGCCATGAGCTGGGCGCGCACCGGCCCGGCCAGTTCGGGCCGGGCCAGCGCGCGGGCGGTGTACTCGGCCGCGGGATCGGTGAACCCGGCGATGTAGAGCGCCTCGGCCAGCCCCAGCAGCAGCGTCGCCTCGTCGTCGACGCTCAACCCCGCGTGCAGCGCCCGTTCGCCCAACTCCCTGGCGTGCTCCACCCGGCCTGCCGAGGCCAGTAGCCGCACGGCGTGCGCGACCAGCCGGGGCCGGGGCGCGTCGTGCTCGCCCATCAGCTCCAGCATCCGCAGGATGAGGTCCGCCGCTGTGTGCGGTGCGGTCGGGGCGAGCTCGCGCACCGCGTTGCCCAGCACGTCCATCGCCTGTTCGTCGCCGGTGCGGCCGCTGCGCACCAGGTGCTCGGCGACCTCGACCGACGAGCGGCCCTCGCCCTTGACCACCTCGGCCGCCTCGCGGTGCAGCGCCAGCCGGATCGGGCCGGGCAGCGCGGTGTAGAGCGCTTCGCGCACCAGGTCGTGCCGGAAGCTCAGCTCGGTCCCGCCGACCAGCACCCCCTCGTCGACCACCTCGTTGACCAGCGGCACCACGTCGACCGCGGGTTGCCCGAGCAGGCCGGCGACCTCGTGCACGGTGAACGGCCTGCCGAACACCGATCCGGCGTCGAGCAGCCAGCGGGTGCGCTCGGAGAGCCCGCTCAGCCGCCGGTGCACCGAGTTCAGGAACCCCACGGGCAGGTCGTCGCGGTCGATGGCGGCCACCCCGTTGGCCACGCGCACGGTGC
It includes:
- a CDS encoding methyltransferase, producing MPQDVPPAVRMYELLYSSVTSQLLIAVAELGVADHLGDGESRHVDDLAKLTDSHPGSLYRALRALASIGVFTEVEERVFGLTPLAATLRGDADGSMRDLARYVGLAPRQQAFGALLHSVRTGTPAFDHVHGVSWWEYLTSHGELASVFNAAMGNMSQLVNGATLESYDLSGAKHLVDVGGGKGHLVASILKRYPEMTAVVYDLPRVVPAAEEVLRAEGVADRAKCVGGDFLEWVPDGGDLYIVSWTLHDWDDEDSVALLRNIRAVLPADGTLIVIDEVPPPGDAPHFGKFEDIVMLTLLTGHIRTEAELVPLFEAAGLRITEIRPTSSPTSVIVAVPA
- a CDS encoding helix-turn-helix transcriptional regulator — encoded protein: MGRGEPAMVQFPLVGRDSAVALLGDAVRAAAGGTGGCFVVEGPAGTGKSRVIGAVADAAGTGVTTVFGRAARLDRAAPLRTLRTLLRANEIVALDEADTADPRADPARLAAKLGDRVARCAATRPLLVLLDDAHWADELTGLILRCLVPTLADAPVLWLLTRRPSPTRGPSQDSIDALIADGAPRVRLGPLDSTAIADLCARVLGGAPDRRLLALAERTEGNPFLLKELLTTLPHAGTVRVANGVAAIDRDDLPVGFLNSVHRRLSGLSERTRWLLDAGSVFGRPFTVHEVAGLLGQPAVDVVPLVNEVVDEGVLVGGTELSFRHDLVREALYTALPGPIRLALHREAAEVVKGEGRSSVEVAEHLVRSGRTGDEQAMDVLGNAVRELAPTAPHTAADLILRMLELMGEHDAPRPRLVAHAVRLLASAGRVEHARELGERALHAGLSVDDEATLLLGLAEALYIAGFTDPAAEYTARALARPELAGPVRAQLMAIRAYALLDKPNVEEAERTGRDAAALAESIGVNPAWVCGNAARGVAARIQGKLAEAVTHGETAVGLADSIGGIVRHQHPQLWLGRTLTAVDRFADADAAFTMGQREAEQLGTAWSQPLWHLYRAELLLAWGRLDEAETQALAGLRFAERLATVARGVPLLTLLARIAMQREDLDLARHHLDRAESLVREGVGAAREDVAWTAALLHDIAGEPAAAMSSLAEALTAVPDRLELFTHDTRVGAQVVRIARSAGADARAESAVTATRLLAERNAEVPSLVAAAQHAEGVWRGDLGLLRTAVRTYRSSPRVLARAAAVEDLALAEDAAGHAGDAVELMEEALGVWLDAGATWDAARAKRALRRMGVRRRFRREPAAAGGWASLTQSELRVVRLVAEGLTNREVANRLFLSPHTVDSHLRHSFSKLGVNSRVELTRKVVVRDGERDEVAT